A single Acropora palmata chromosome 5, jaAcrPala1.3, whole genome shotgun sequence DNA region contains:
- the LOC141881597 gene encoding actin nucleation-promoting factor WAS-like, whose translation MSGPKPDSINRPSRCLKPLENDEIFHLIGRRCVTLATSVAQLYIAPPESRTRWKKKLTGVICFVKDSNKHSYFLRMYSLATKSLEWEQELYNQFHYNASPPYFHTFEGDTYNVGLNFAEAEEAKNFYNEIEQKLAAKRRRQDRKRENSSRHKQAPPPPAVGGQVDMSKRVSLHTKESADGMSHSPSQTSLSSIDSSAQKKKSNKKESKSSSGNNKKGGKRRITKEDIGNPENFQHVGHIGWDPKGGFDIDNVQMDDNWKKLFDLVGVTDEQKQTKETMEFIYDFVEKRGGIENVTREIEMERKGGPPSLPSREMAPPAPSRSHSRGPPPPPPPSRSAPPPPPSRGGAPPPPPPSRGGIPPPPPSRGGLPPPPPMTRAAPRPPSGMSLPPAPPPPPPPGGLPPPPPPMGGGVPPPPPIGGGGPPPPPPLSSSMGGGRGSLLSQIHQGTSLKKVATNDRKPSSPDGRSGLLSDIRTGVQLKRVQDTADEKPKPAPGGDGGGILGALQMALENIKKDTQSSDSESGESGSEFEDDEDEWMD comes from the exons ATGTCAGGTCCAAAACCTGATAGTATTAACAGGCCATCGCGCTGCCTTAAGCCCTTAGAAAATGACGAAATATTTCATCTGATTGGCCGCCGCTGTGTA ACTCTTGCAACATCGGTCGCCCAACTTTATATCGCTCCACCAGAATCAAGGACCCGatggaagaagaaattaaCTGGAGTGATTTGTTTCGTGAAAGACAGTAACAAACATTCGTACTTCCTTCGAATGTACAGTCTCGCG ACCAAAAGCTTGGAATGGGAGCAGGAATTATACAATCAATTCCACTACAATGCCTCTCCGCCTTACTTTCACACTTTTGAAGGCGAT aCCTACAATGTTGGTCTTAACTTTGCAGAGGCTGAGGAAGCCAAGAACTTTTATAATGAAATTGAACAGAAATTAGCAGCAAAAAGAAGGCGCCAGG acagaaaaagggaaaattcaTCACGACACAAACAAGCCCCTCCGCCGCCAGCTGTAGGAGGCCAAGTGGATATGAGCAAGAGAGTATCTTTACACACGAAGG aAAGCGCTGATGGAATGAGCCATTCGCCTTCCCAAACCAGTCTTTCATCCATTGATAGTTCAgcccaaaaaaagaaaagcaacaaGAAGGAGAGCAAGTCTAGTTCTGGCAATAACAAGAAAGGTGGCAAAAGAAGAATCACTAAAGAAGACATTGGTAATCCTGAGAACTTCCA ACATGTTGGACATATTGGTTGGGACCCTAAAGGTGGCTTTGAT ATTGACAATGTCCAAATGGATGACAACTGGAAGAAGCTGTTTGATTTGGTTGGTGTAACAGATGAACAGAAGCAAACAAAGGAGACCATGGAATTCATATATGACTTTGTGGAGAAAAGGGGAGGAATTGAGAATGTCACAAGGGAGATAGAGATGGAAAGGAAGGGTGGACCTCCATCATTGCCTTCTCGAGAAATGG CTCCTCCAGCCCCATCCAGAAGTCATTCGCGAGGACCACCTCCTCCGCCTCCCCCTTCACGTAGTGCTCCTCCACCACCACCATCTAGAGGAGGAGCACCACCACCACCTCCCCCATCACGTGGTGGAATTCCTCCCCCTCCGCCCTCAAGAGGAGGGCTACCACCACCCCCTCCCATGACTAGAGCTGCTCCTCGTCCCCCATCAGGTATGTCCCTACCGCCagctcctcctcctcctccacCACCAGGTGGACTTCCTCCACCTCCTCCCCCAATGGGAGGAGGTGTGCCACCTCCTCCACCCATTGGAGGAGGTGGGCCTCCACCACCTCCTCCTCTCTCTAGCAGTATGGGTGGTGGTCGTGGTTCCCTGCTAAGTCAGATCCATCAAGGAACATCATTGAAGAAGGTGGCAACTAATGACAGGAAACCAAGCAGCCCAGATGGTAGAAGTGGACTGTTAAGTGACATCAGAACTGGTGTTCAACTCAAGCGC GTTCAAGACACTGCAGATGAAAAGCCAAAACCAGCCCCAGGGGGTGATGGTGGGGGAATTTTAGGAGCTCTTCAGATGGCTCTAGAGAATATCAAGAAGGACACTCAATCATCAG aCAGTGAAAGCGGAGAAAGTGGATCTGAATTCGAGGATGACGAAGATGAGTGGATGGACTGA
- the LOC141881606 gene encoding uncharacterized protein LOC141881606: MSAFLKAFLVIVIIVSTNVFARIEDFITISVDDTTLKISKDEMKKILARADLESLGYEKEELTTTSKDSKGNSVNSTIIQYFKEVPCSDAPKTFKELKDRISDARISALLSRTALDLSKQDTAGKMCQIGIKVDSKTSKPGSKMADSSREKRFFWRRRRRRRRRRSSYTSSVTVTKTSTTSTTTTTTTTTTVTVTRRKTSG, translated from the exons ATGTCCGCTTTCCTTAAGGCCTTCCTAGTGATCGTAATCATCGTCTCCACCAATGTTTTCG CTCGTATTGAGGATTTTATCACTATCAGCGTCGATGACACGACTCTTAAGATCTCAAAAGAtgagatgaagaaaatcttgGCAAGAGCAGATCTTGAGAGTCTGGgatatgaaaaagaagagctCACAACGACTTCCAAAGACAGCAAGGGAAACTCGGTAAATTCCACGATCATTCAATACTTCAAGGAAGTCCCTTGTTCTGATGCCCCCAAAACTTTCAAGGAACTGAAGGACAGGATTTCAG ATGCCAGGATCTCAGCATTGTTAAGTCGTACAGCGTTGGATCTGTCAAAACAAGACACTGCTGGGAAAATGTGTCAGATTGGGATCAAGGTGGATTCGAAAACTTCTAAACCAGGCAGCAAAATGGCCGACTCGTCTCGCGaaaagaggtttttttggCGCAGACGCAGGCGCCGACGCAGGCGCAGATCGAGTTACACGTCCAGTGTCACAGTAACAAAGACAAGTACAACAAGCacaaccacaacaacaacaacaacaactacagTCACCGTGACAAGGAGGAAAACTAGCGGATAA
- the LOC141881605 gene encoding chloride intracellular channel protein 3-like — protein sequence MSLTIFVKGSNDPFKVHREMGDCRSSQRILMILRLKGLQFQQEYVDLNKKDPRKWEEFVKRSQGRLKIPVLIHGDFEPMEDADTIAAYLEDTFSEPNLSSNATDAGRDLYSKFALFMRNGKPENDAKLRSALSKELGRFNDFLKQCPGVYLDGDHLRLPDCNLLPKLMHVKEAGELKGFVIPQEYDAVLTYLKEATKQRAFRDTFTEAVKNDIKEGWKKKLGNSVATNWRR from the exons ATGTCTTTGACGATTTTTGTCAAG GGTTCCAATGATCCTTTTAAAGTACACAGAGAAATGGGAGACTGTCGTTCCAGCCAACGCATTCTGATGATTTTACGTTTGAAAGGGTTACAATTCCAGCAAGAATATGTTGACCTCAATAAAAAAGATCCCAGAAAGTGGGAAGAATTTGTGAAAAGATCTCAAGGAAGATTAAAAATCCCCGTTCTTATTCACGGAGATTTCGAACCGATGGAAGACGCAGACACCATCGCGGCCTACTTAGAAGACACCTTCTCAGAACCTAATCTAAGCAGCAACGCAACCGATGCTGGAAGAGATCTGTATTCGAAATTCGCGTTATTTATGCGAAATGGAAAACCCGAAAACGACGCAAAACTTCGCAGTGCCTTAAGCAAGGAGCTTGGGCGATTCAACGACTTCCTTAAACAATGTCCTGGTGTATATCTTGACGGAGACCATCTGCGGTTGCCCGACTGCAATTTATTGCCAAAATTGATGCATGTTAAAGAGGCCGGTGAGTTGAAAGGTTTCGTGATTCCGCAAGAGTATGATGCTGTGTTAACATATCTGAAAGAAGCTACCAAGCAGCGAGCATTCAGAGACACTTTCACAGAGGCAGTAAAAAATGATATAAAAGAAGGATGGAAGAAGAAATTGGGAAATTCAGTGGCAACTAACTGGCGCAGATAA
- the LOC141881599 gene encoding BTB/POZ domain-containing protein 6-like, producing the protein MKGNMARNTCKKVESDEEIWQTEMRSIRERNQHMFNNELMSDVYFIVGKTEKMKIPAHKYVMGIGSPVFYAMFYGRMAEKGCDIKIADCETNSFMELLRYIYYDEAKIDPSNVFGILYLAKKYILPFLAEKCVEFLEENIDHQNAFTLLAQARYFCEPKLEEKCWEIIDRETSKVLSSESFTEVDHETLLAVLTRDTLTVLEAELFKAVKRWAEAECNRKILPPTPENKRSVLSRALNFIRFPVMTLKEFSDDAAQSGILTSDETIKVFLYFGSKDDTKIKNFLTHPRPGAHRVYRCTRFPNHGQDWQCEGTNVDSIKFTVDREITVLGVGLYGISNHEDSSRSFSVDVELLDSHNDVMCSYEGSFFADVNKCVHDILFDEPVIIKDHRPYIIRVLLKGPSTLGGTDGMRDVIAERVRFRFDVDEASFNGTTTADGQIPDIVFKI; encoded by the coding sequence ATGAAGGGAAATATGGCCAGAAATACGTGCAAAAAAGTGGAGTCCGACGAGGAGATATGGCAGACAGAAATGAGAAGTATCAGGGAACGCAATCAACATATGTTCAACAATGAATTGATGAGTGATGTTTATTTCATTGTAGGCAAGACAGAAAAAATGAAGATCCCAGCTCATAAATATGTTATGGGAATCGGCAGCCCAGTTTTTTATGCTATGTTTTACGGTAGAATGGCAGAGAAAGGCTGTGACATAAAAATAGCAGACTGTGAAACAAACAGCTTTATGGAACTTTTGAGGTATATTTACTACGACGAAGCAAAAATTGATCCGTCCAACGTGTTTGGGATTTTATATTTGGCAAAGAAATACATCTTGCCGTTTTTGGCCGAGAAATGCGTGGAGTTCTTGGAAGAGAATATTGATCATCAAAATGCCTTCACGTTACTGGCTCAAGCGCGTTACTTTTGTGAACCTAAactggaagaaaaatgctggGAAATTATTGACAGGGAGACCTCAAAAGTCCTGTCTTCGGAATCATTTACTGAAGTCGATCACGAGACTCTGCTAGCTGTACTAACACGTGATACATTGACGGTGCTGGAAGCAGAGTTGTTCAAAGCCGTGAAGCGCTGGGCCGAAGCCGAGTGCAATCGGAAGATTCTTCCGCCGACACCCGAAAACAAGCGAAGTGTGTTGTCTCGCGCACTTAATTTTATAAGGTTTCCTGTTATGACCCTTAAAGAATTTTCGGACGATGCAGCTCAATCTGGAATACTGACCTCGGATGAAACAATTAAagtatttttgtattttggatcGAAGGATGACACGAAAATAAAGAACTTTCTAACACACCCACGCCCCGGGGCTCATAGGGTTTACCGCTGTACACGTTTCCCAAATCACGGACAGGATTGGCAGTGCGAGGGAACTAACGTGGATAGCATCAAATTCACGGTTGATCGAGAAATCACTGTGCTTGGGGTTGGACTGTACGGAATCAGCAATCATGAGGATAGTTCAAGATCTTTTAGCGTCGATGTAGAACTCCTAGATTCACACAATGATGTTATGTGTTCTTACGAAGGAAGTTTTTTTGCCGATGTCAACAAGTGCGTTCATGATATTCTGTTTGATGAGCCCGTGATCATAAAAGATCATCGGCCATACATCATCCGGGTTCTTCTTAAGGGACCCTCTACGCTCGGGGGTACAGACGGGATGAGAGATGTTATCGCTGAAAGGGTCAGGTTTCGATTCGACGTGGATGAGGCAAGTTTCAATGGGACAACAACTGCAGACGGACAAATACCAGATATTGTGTTTAAGATCTAG